Proteins encoded in a region of the Pelmatolapia mariae isolate MD_Pm_ZW linkage group LG6, Pm_UMD_F_2, whole genome shotgun sequence genome:
- the gcgrb gene encoding glucagon receptor isoform X2, whose amino-acid sequence MSQVCLLLALLMLCSCKKVCSANSLELVKEQWSSYKNQCLDHLGATPPATGLVCNRTFDLYACWPDGLPGTTVNVSCPWFLPWYHKVQDGLVYRFCSEDGKWAQKNTSECEDDPGEQYGRILNQLRIMYTVGYSLSLGALLLALGILIFFRKLHCMRNNIHMNLFASFILRAVSILVKDALLTLTLDPRSNSDSQARSWVNIPAVMWCRGAMVMMQYSVMANNYWLLVEGIYLHSLLVITVFSERKYFYIYLAIGWGAPLIFVLPWIAVKYLYENEECWERNINMGYWWIIRSPILFAYLINFFIFIRIIKILMSKLRAHQMRYTDYKFRLAKSTLTLIPLLGIHAILFTFVIDESVPKGSVLRLVRLFCDLLFNSFQGLLVAILYCFVNKEVQSEMLKKWKRWKLGKDIDEEYRHTHSQTPHVKSGSIATGNVPNTGDPNADWPRFNKANSGPVCSAATEENRKLVVSFSNGTGKCRPAKSRHTLHFSFQSHRGATSSTATEDVCLEERVKYRSYTLEGEETNV is encoded by the exons ATGTCCCAGGTGTGTCTCCTCTTGGCCTTGCTCATGCTCTGCAGCTGCAAAAAG GTCTGCTCTGCTAACTCTCTTGAGCTTGTGAAGGAGCAGTGGAGCAGCTACAAGAACCAGTGCCTTGACCACCTCGGTGCCACGCCCCCTGCAACAG GGCTGGTGTGTAACAGAACCTTTGATTTGTATGCTTGCTGGCCTGATGGACTTCCAGGAACCACTGTAAATGTCTCCTGCCCATGGTTCCTGCCATGGTACCATAAAG tTCAGGATGGTCTGGTTTACAGATTCTGCAGTGAAGATGGCAAATGGGCACAGAAGAATACCAGTGAATGTGAGGACGACCCTGGTGAG CAGTATGGCCGCATCCTCAATCAGTTGCGGATCATGTACACAGTGGGTTACTCTCTCTCACTGGGGGCTTTGCTGCTGGCACTGGGAATTCTCATCTTCTTCAG GAAGCTCCACTGTATGAGAAACAACATCCACATGAACCTGTTTGCCTCATTCATCCTGAGAGCTGTGTCCATTCTGGTTAAAGATGCTTTACTGACCCTCACACTGGATCCGAGAAGCAACAGTGACTCACAGGCACGAAGCTGGGTCAACATACCG gctgtgatgtGGTGTCGTGGTGCCATGGTGATGATGCAGTACAGTGTAATGGCCAACAACTATTGGCTTCTGGTGGAAGGCATCTATCTTCATAGCCTCTTAGTCATCACTGTATTCAGCGAGAGGAAGTACTTCTACATTTACCTGGCCATTGGTTGGG GTGCACCTCTCATATTTGTGTTGCCATGGATCGCAGTGAAATACCTGTATGAGAATGAAGA GTGCTGGGAGAGGAATATTAACATGGGATATTGGTGGATTATCCGATCTCCTATACTTTTTGCTTATCTG ATTAACTTCTTCATATTTATCCGTATTATTAAAATCTTAATGTCTAAACTTAGAGCTCACCAGATGAGATACACTGACTACAAGTTCAG ACTGGCAAAATCTACCCTGACTCTCATTCCCCTGCTTGGGATTCATGCCATCCTCTTCACCTTTGTCATTGATGAATCTGTTCCTAAAGGCTCTGTTCTGCGCCTCGTTCGCCTCTTCTGTGATCTCCTGTTCAACTCCTTCCAG GGCCTGCTGGTTGCCATCCTGTACTGCTTTGTCAATAAAGAG GTGCAGTCGGAGATGCTGAAAAAGTGGAAGAGGTGGAAACTGGGTAAGGACATTGATGAGGAGTACCGCCACACACACAGCCAAACGCCACATGTTAAAAGCGGCAGTATCGCCACTGGCAATGTGCCCAACACCGGTGACCCAAATGCTGACTGGCCTCGCTTCAACAAAGCCAACAGCGGCCCGGTTTGCTCCGCTGCAACTGAGGAGAACCGCAAACTCGTTGTCTCCTTTAGCAACGGGACAGGGAAATGCAGACCTGCCAAAAGCAGGCACACCCTGCACTTCTCTTTCCAATCGCACAGAGGCGCCACCAGCAGCACTGCCACAGAGGATGTGTGTCTGGAAGAGCGCGTGAAGTACCGCTCATATACTCTGGAAGGAGAGGAAACTAATGTTTGA
- the gcgrb gene encoding glucagon receptor isoform X1, whose product MSQVCLLLALLMLCSCKKVCSANSLELVKEQWSSYKNQCLDHLGATPPATGLVCNRTFDLYACWPDGLPGTTVNVSCPWFLPWYHKVQDGLVYRFCSEDGKWAQKNTSECEDDPGEQQYGRILNQLRIMYTVGYSLSLGALLLALGILIFFRKLHCMRNNIHMNLFASFILRAVSILVKDALLTLTLDPRSNSDSQARSWVNIPAVMWCRGAMVMMQYSVMANNYWLLVEGIYLHSLLVITVFSERKYFYIYLAIGWGAPLIFVLPWIAVKYLYENEECWERNINMGYWWIIRSPILFAYLINFFIFIRIIKILMSKLRAHQMRYTDYKFRLAKSTLTLIPLLGIHAILFTFVIDESVPKGSVLRLVRLFCDLLFNSFQGLLVAILYCFVNKEVQSEMLKKWKRWKLGKDIDEEYRHTHSQTPHVKSGSIATGNVPNTGDPNADWPRFNKANSGPVCSAATEENRKLVVSFSNGTGKCRPAKSRHTLHFSFQSHRGATSSTATEDVCLEERVKYRSYTLEGEETNV is encoded by the exons ATGTCCCAGGTGTGTCTCCTCTTGGCCTTGCTCATGCTCTGCAGCTGCAAAAAG GTCTGCTCTGCTAACTCTCTTGAGCTTGTGAAGGAGCAGTGGAGCAGCTACAAGAACCAGTGCCTTGACCACCTCGGTGCCACGCCCCCTGCAACAG GGCTGGTGTGTAACAGAACCTTTGATTTGTATGCTTGCTGGCCTGATGGACTTCCAGGAACCACTGTAAATGTCTCCTGCCCATGGTTCCTGCCATGGTACCATAAAG tTCAGGATGGTCTGGTTTACAGATTCTGCAGTGAAGATGGCAAATGGGCACAGAAGAATACCAGTGAATGTGAGGACGACCCTGGTGAG CAGCAGTATGGCCGCATCCTCAATCAGTTGCGGATCATGTACACAGTGGGTTACTCTCTCTCACTGGGGGCTTTGCTGCTGGCACTGGGAATTCTCATCTTCTTCAG GAAGCTCCACTGTATGAGAAACAACATCCACATGAACCTGTTTGCCTCATTCATCCTGAGAGCTGTGTCCATTCTGGTTAAAGATGCTTTACTGACCCTCACACTGGATCCGAGAAGCAACAGTGACTCACAGGCACGAAGCTGGGTCAACATACCG gctgtgatgtGGTGTCGTGGTGCCATGGTGATGATGCAGTACAGTGTAATGGCCAACAACTATTGGCTTCTGGTGGAAGGCATCTATCTTCATAGCCTCTTAGTCATCACTGTATTCAGCGAGAGGAAGTACTTCTACATTTACCTGGCCATTGGTTGGG GTGCACCTCTCATATTTGTGTTGCCATGGATCGCAGTGAAATACCTGTATGAGAATGAAGA GTGCTGGGAGAGGAATATTAACATGGGATATTGGTGGATTATCCGATCTCCTATACTTTTTGCTTATCTG ATTAACTTCTTCATATTTATCCGTATTATTAAAATCTTAATGTCTAAACTTAGAGCTCACCAGATGAGATACACTGACTACAAGTTCAG ACTGGCAAAATCTACCCTGACTCTCATTCCCCTGCTTGGGATTCATGCCATCCTCTTCACCTTTGTCATTGATGAATCTGTTCCTAAAGGCTCTGTTCTGCGCCTCGTTCGCCTCTTCTGTGATCTCCTGTTCAACTCCTTCCAG GGCCTGCTGGTTGCCATCCTGTACTGCTTTGTCAATAAAGAG GTGCAGTCGGAGATGCTGAAAAAGTGGAAGAGGTGGAAACTGGGTAAGGACATTGATGAGGAGTACCGCCACACACACAGCCAAACGCCACATGTTAAAAGCGGCAGTATCGCCACTGGCAATGTGCCCAACACCGGTGACCCAAATGCTGACTGGCCTCGCTTCAACAAAGCCAACAGCGGCCCGGTTTGCTCCGCTGCAACTGAGGAGAACCGCAAACTCGTTGTCTCCTTTAGCAACGGGACAGGGAAATGCAGACCTGCCAAAAGCAGGCACACCCTGCACTTCTCTTTCCAATCGCACAGAGGCGCCACCAGCAGCACTGCCACAGAGGATGTGTGTCTGGAAGAGCGCGTGAAGTACCGCTCATATACTCTGGAAGGAGAGGAAACTAATGTTTGA